The Pseudomonas baetica genome includes a region encoding these proteins:
- a CDS encoding bifunctional diguanylate cyclase/phosphodiesterase — protein sequence MTTTEQLSALSSILTQSGLHSLFQPIICLSERRILGYEALTRGPSNSPLHSPIALFAVARQAGRLSELEIACRQSACRRFNEQQLPGKLFLNVSPESLLEAAHQPGRTLQLLQDFGIPPSQVVIELTEQTPIDDFQLLQTALHHYRAMGFSIALDDLGAGYSSLRLWSELRPDYVKIDRHFIDGIHQDALKREFVGSILQIAKASRAQVIAEGIELPEELAVLTEMGVDLVQGYLLGRPQEQPPRDARALMPKHDSSTVALNDEGSDLSALLNDQPAVHRDTPTATVLEAFRRQANLNSLAVLNEQGQPCGIVHRHSLSDALLKPFATDLFARKPISRLMNDDFLAVEMSQSLQQVSRLITSRARQRIEEDFIITLNGGYLGLGRVIDVLKLITVLKIQQARYANPLTLLPGNVPIQQCLTRLLQQGRESIICYVDIDSFKPFNDIYGYGRGDEVLLCLAQCLNERVDPSRDFVGHIGGDDFLLVLGPEDWRKRLNQLLDDFQSQCRRFYRPEHLEAGCFIAPNRQGIRQEFPLLSLSIGVVHLHPEACAQLDASQLAEMASQAKHHAKNVPGYSVHVLDTIPPPNLHTPQLIGQR from the coding sequence ATGACCACGACCGAACAGCTGAGTGCCTTGAGCTCGATCCTGACTCAAAGCGGCTTGCACAGCCTGTTCCAACCGATCATCTGCCTCTCCGAACGACGCATTCTCGGCTACGAAGCCCTGACGAGGGGCCCGTCCAACAGCCCTCTTCACTCGCCCATCGCGCTGTTCGCGGTGGCGCGTCAAGCCGGACGTCTGAGTGAACTGGAGATCGCCTGCCGTCAGAGCGCTTGCCGCCGTTTCAATGAACAGCAACTGCCGGGCAAACTGTTTCTCAACGTCTCGCCGGAATCTTTGCTGGAAGCCGCGCATCAGCCTGGGCGGACGTTGCAATTACTTCAAGACTTCGGCATTCCGCCAAGCCAAGTGGTGATCGAGCTCACTGAACAGACGCCAATCGACGATTTCCAGTTGCTGCAAACTGCGCTGCATCACTATCGGGCGATGGGGTTCTCGATTGCACTGGATGACCTCGGTGCCGGGTATTCAAGCCTGCGCCTCTGGTCAGAACTGCGTCCGGATTACGTGAAGATCGATCGGCACTTTATCGACGGCATTCATCAGGATGCGTTGAAGCGAGAGTTCGTCGGCTCGATCCTGCAAATTGCCAAAGCTTCCAGGGCGCAAGTCATCGCCGAAGGCATCGAACTCCCAGAAGAGTTAGCTGTGCTGACCGAGATGGGCGTGGATTTGGTGCAGGGTTACTTGCTGGGGCGTCCACAAGAACAGCCACCCCGTGATGCCCGAGCGTTGATGCCCAAACACGACAGCAGCACCGTAGCCCTGAACGACGAAGGCAGCGATCTCAGCGCCCTGCTCAACGACCAGCCCGCCGTGCATCGCGACACACCGACCGCCACCGTGCTGGAAGCCTTCCGCCGCCAGGCCAATCTCAACTCACTGGCCGTGCTCAACGAACAAGGACAACCGTGCGGCATTGTCCATCGTCACTCGCTGTCGGATGCCTTGCTCAAGCCTTTCGCCACTGACCTGTTTGCACGCAAACCCATCAGCCGATTGATGAACGACGACTTCCTCGCCGTGGAAATGAGTCAGTCGCTGCAACAGGTAAGTCGCCTGATCACCAGCCGCGCCCGTCAGCGCATCGAAGAAGATTTCATCATCACCCTCAACGGCGGCTACCTCGGCCTCGGCCGGGTAATCGACGTACTCAAACTGATCACCGTACTGAAAATCCAGCAAGCCCGCTACGCCAACCCCCTGACCCTGCTGCCCGGCAATGTGCCGATCCAGCAATGCCTGACCCGCCTGCTGCAACAGGGCCGCGAATCAATCATCTGCTACGTCGACATCGACAGCTTCAAACCCTTCAACGACATCTACGGCTACGGCCGCGGCGACGAAGTCCTGCTGTGCCTGGCGCAATGCCTCAACGAACGCGTCGACCCGTCGCGCGACTTCGTCGGCCACATTGGCGGCGACGACTTTCTCCTGGTCCTTGGTCCCGAGGATTGGCGCAAACGCCTCAACCAGTTGCTCGACGACTTTCAAAGCCAATGCCGGCGTTTCTATCGGCCAGAGCATCTTGAGGCTGGCTGCTTCATTGCCCCGAATCGGCAAGGCATTCGCCAAGAGTTCCCGCTACTCTCGCTATCGATTGGCGTGGTCCACCTGCACCCCGAAGCCTGCGCGCAACTCGACGCTAGTCAGCTTGCGGAAATGGCCTCCCAGGCGAAGCATCATGCGAAGAATGTTCCGGGGTATAGCGTGCATGTGCTCGACACCATCCCCCCCCCAAATCTCCATACCCCGCAGCTAATCGGCCAACGCTAA
- a CDS encoding FKBP-type peptidyl-prolyl cis-trans isomerase: MKQHRLAAAVALVSLVLAGCDSQTSVELKTPAQKASYGIGLNMGKSLAQEGMDDLDSKAVAQGIEDAVGKKEQKLKDEDLVEAFAALQKRAEERMAKMSEESASAGKKFLEENGKKAGVTTTASGLQYEVVKKADGPQPKPTDVVTVHYTGKLTNGTVFDSSVERGSPIDLPVSGVIPGWVEGLQLMHVGEKYKLYIPSDLAYGAQSPSPAIPANSVLVFDLELLAIKDPAKEDAAAAK; encoded by the coding sequence ATGAAACAGCATCGGTTGGCGGCGGCGGTTGCCCTGGTAAGCCTGGTCCTCGCGGGTTGTGATTCGCAGACCAGCGTAGAGCTGAAAACCCCGGCGCAAAAAGCTTCCTACGGTATCGGCCTGAACATGGGCAAGAGCCTGGCTCAGGAAGGCATGGATGATCTGGACTCCAAAGCGGTAGCCCAGGGCATCGAAGATGCCGTCGGCAAGAAAGAACAGAAGCTGAAAGATGAAGATCTGGTCGAAGCCTTCGCCGCGCTGCAAAAGCGTGCTGAAGAGCGTATGGCCAAGATGAGCGAAGAGTCGGCATCCGCCGGCAAGAAATTCCTCGAAGAAAACGGCAAGAAGGCCGGTGTAACGACCACTGCTTCGGGCCTGCAGTACGAAGTGGTCAAGAAGGCCGACGGCCCACAGCCTAAACCGACTGACGTAGTGACTGTTCACTACACCGGCAAGCTGACCAATGGCACCGTATTCGACAGCTCCGTCGAGCGCGGCAGCCCGATCGATCTGCCAGTCAGCGGCGTGATCCCGGGTTGGGTTGAAGGTCTGCAACTGATGCACGTTGGCGAGAAGTACAAACTGTACATCCCTAGCGATCTGGCTTACGGCGCACAATCGCCAAGCCCGGCAATCCCGGCCAACTCGGTTCTGGTTTTCGACCTGGAACTGCTGGCCATCAAGGATCCTGCCAAAGAAGACGCCGCTGCTGCCAAGTAA
- a CDS encoding sel1 repeat family protein, translating into MFLQFKARLAYWLARRLFHWSWFVRQPRGWRWLEGQFARMANLGDVGAQSFYGHILTFRGVGLGAREEGVRLLRLAALAGDGKAAYQVGVISLAGTPSKAPDAVEAARWWGMAAKAGHPLAELKLQELNARASTQ; encoded by the coding sequence GTGTTTTTACAATTCAAGGCGCGGCTCGCCTACTGGCTGGCCCGGCGGCTGTTTCACTGGTCATGGTTTGTCCGCCAACCGCGCGGTTGGCGCTGGCTCGAAGGCCAGTTCGCGCGCATGGCCAACCTCGGCGACGTCGGTGCGCAGAGCTTTTACGGGCACATCCTGACCTTTCGTGGCGTGGGTTTGGGCGCGCGTGAAGAGGGGGTGCGGCTGCTGCGTCTGGCGGCACTGGCTGGCGATGGCAAAGCGGCCTATCAGGTCGGGGTGATCAGTCTTGCCGGTACACCGAGCAAGGCACCCGATGCGGTGGAGGCCGCGCGCTGGTGGGGCATGGCAGCCAAGGCCGGACACCCGTTGGCCGAGCTCAAATTGCAAGAGCTGAATGCTCGCGCTTCAACGCAGTAA
- a CDS encoding carboxy terminal-processing peptidase: MKHLLPSTALALFIGIGLLPVSGTTFAANSWDKLQPDRDEVIASLNVVELLKRHHYSKPPLDDARSVIIYDSYLKLLDPSRSYFMASDISEFDKWKTQFDDFLKSGDLNAGFTIYKRYLDRVKARLDFALAELNKGVDKMDFTTKETLLIDRKDAPWLKSTAELDDLWRKRVKDEVLRMKIAGKEPKQIQETLTKRYKNQLSRLDQTRPEDIFQAYINTFAMSYDPHTNYLSPDNAENFDINMSLSLEGIGAVLQSDNDQVKVVRLVPAGPADKTKQVAPADKIIGVAQGNKEMVDVVGWRLDEVVKLIRGPKGTVVRLEVIPASNAPNDQTTKIVPITREAVKLEDQAVKKSVLNLKQDGKDYKLGVIEIPAFYLDFKAFRAGDPDYKSTTRDVKKLLTELQKDKVDGVVIDLRNNGGGSLQEATELTSLFIDKGPTVLVRNADGRVDVLEDENPGAFYKGPMALLVNRLSASASEIFAGAMQDYHRALIIGGQTFGKGTVQTIQPLNHGELKLTLAKFYRVSGQSTQHQGVLPDIDYPSLIDTKEIGESALPEAMPWDTIRAAIKPAADPFKPFLAQLKSEHDTRTAKDAEFVFIRDKLALAQKLMEEKTVSLNEADRRAQHAGIDAKQLVMENIRRKAKGEEPLKELKKEDEDALAAAEPDKVKPEDDAYLSETGRVLLDYLKLSNQVAKK, encoded by the coding sequence ATGAAGCATTTGCTCCCCAGCACCGCCCTCGCTCTATTCATCGGCATCGGCCTGTTGCCGGTGTCGGGCACTACATTCGCAGCCAACAGCTGGGACAAGTTGCAGCCTGATCGCGATGAAGTCATCGCCAGCCTGAATGTCGTCGAGTTGCTCAAGCGTCACCACTACAGCAAGCCGCCGCTCGACGATGCGCGCTCGGTGATCATCTATGACAGCTACCTCAAGCTGCTGGATCCGTCGCGCAGCTACTTCATGGCCAGCGACATCAGCGAATTCGACAAGTGGAAGACCCAGTTCGACGACTTCCTGAAAAGCGGCGACCTCAACGCCGGGTTCACCATCTACAAGCGCTATCTGGATCGCGTCAAGGCGCGTCTGGACTTCGCCCTTGCCGAGCTGAACAAAGGCGTCGACAAGATGGACTTCACCACCAAGGAAACCTTGCTGATCGATCGCAAGGACGCCCCTTGGCTCAAATCCACCGCCGAACTCGACGACCTGTGGCGCAAACGCGTCAAGGACGAAGTGCTGCGGATGAAGATCGCCGGCAAAGAGCCCAAGCAGATCCAGGAAACCCTGACCAAGCGCTACAAGAACCAGTTGTCGCGTCTGGATCAGACCCGTCCGGAAGACATCTTCCAAGCGTACATCAACACCTTCGCCATGTCTTATGATCCGCACACCAACTATCTGTCGCCGGATAACGCGGAAAACTTCGACATCAACATGAGCCTGTCCCTGGAGGGCATCGGCGCCGTGTTGCAGAGCGACAACGATCAGGTGAAAGTCGTGCGTCTGGTGCCTGCCGGCCCTGCCGACAAGACCAAACAGGTGGCCCCGGCCGACAAGATCATCGGTGTTGCCCAAGGCAACAAAGAGATGGTCGACGTGGTCGGCTGGCGTCTGGACGAAGTGGTCAAGCTGATCCGTGGCCCCAAAGGCACCGTGGTGCGCCTGGAAGTGATTCCGGCCAGCAATGCACCAAACGACCAGACCACCAAGATCGTGCCGATCACCCGTGAAGCGGTGAAGCTCGAAGACCAGGCCGTGAAGAAGTCCGTGCTGAACCTGAAACAGGACGGCAAGGACTACAAACTCGGCGTCATCGAGATCCCGGCCTTCTACCTCGACTTCAAGGCGTTCCGGGCCGGTGATCCGGACTACAAGAGCACCACTCGCGACGTCAAGAAACTGCTGACCGAGTTGCAGAAAGACAAAGTCGACGGCGTGGTCATCGACCTGCGCAATAACGGCGGCGGTTCTCTGCAGGAAGCTACCGAGCTGACCAGCCTGTTCATCGACAAAGGCCCGACCGTACTCGTGCGTAACGCCGATGGCCGCGTCGACGTGCTGGAAGATGAAAACCCGGGTGCGTTCTACAAAGGCCCAATGGCGCTGCTGGTCAACCGCCTGTCCGCCTCGGCTTCGGAGATCTTCGCCGGAGCCATGCAGGACTACCACCGTGCACTGATCATCGGTGGCCAGACCTTCGGCAAAGGCACCGTGCAGACCATTCAGCCGCTGAACCACGGCGAACTGAAACTGACCCTGGCCAAGTTCTACCGGGTTTCCGGTCAGAGCACCCAGCACCAAGGCGTTCTGCCGGACATCGACTACCCGTCACTGATCGACACCAAGGAAATCGGCGAGAGTGCCCTGCCGGAAGCCATGCCGTGGGACACCATCCGCGCGGCGATCAAACCTGCAGCCGATCCGTTCAAACCGTTCCTGGCACAGCTCAAGTCTGAACATGACACACGCACCGCCAAGGATGCCGAGTTCGTGTTCATCCGTGACAAGCTGGCGCTGGCGCAGAAACTGATGGAAGAAAAAACCGTCAGCCTCAATGAAGCCGATCGCCGTGCCCAGCACGCCGGTATCGACGCCAAGCAACTGGTGATGGAAAACATCCGTCGCAAGGCGAAAGGCGAAGAGCCGCTCAAAGAGCTGAAGAAAGAGGACGAAGACGCCCTCGCGGCCGCCGAGCCGGACAAGGTCAAACCGGAAGACGATGCCTACCTGAGCGAAACCGGGCGCGTGCTGCTCGATTACCTGAAGCTGAGCAATCAGGTGGCCAAGAAGTAA
- a CDS encoding YkvA family protein, with amino-acid sequence MKAPWNFARFLPLAGRLLARGRLPTLLFAVASKGAAQGNRLGKLKDDLRLLQALCLAYWRGEYRAISGKALISVVAGLMYFLSPVDAIPDFIPVFGMLDDIAVLAWLMKTLDDELSAFRIWRNRQQPEKLAVVERLPDTPEQLQLQGPKKP; translated from the coding sequence ATGAAAGCTCCGTGGAATTTCGCTCGATTCCTGCCTCTGGCGGGTCGCCTGTTGGCCCGTGGTCGCCTGCCGACGTTACTGTTTGCCGTGGCCAGTAAAGGCGCTGCGCAAGGCAATCGCCTGGGCAAGCTCAAAGATGATCTGCGTCTGCTCCAGGCGTTGTGCCTGGCTTACTGGCGCGGCGAGTATCGCGCGATCAGTGGCAAAGCGCTGATCTCGGTGGTCGCGGGGTTGATGTATTTCCTCAGCCCGGTGGATGCGATACCGGACTTTATCCCGGTATTTGGAATGCTTGACGACATTGCCGTGCTCGCCTGGCTGATGAAAACCCTCGACGATGAACTCAGTGCCTTCCGGATCTGGCGCAACCGTCAGCAACCGGAAAAACTGGCAGTTGTCGAGCGCTTGCCCGATACCCCTGAACAACTTCAGCTGCAGGGCCCGAAAAAGCCCTGA
- a CDS encoding RHS repeat-associated core domain-containing protein: MEAVTRIEHELDSFPDTLTLYREQLKHWVSRAADKVSHAADLPSLMGMERIIRFGESSTAVSSSDDQFFSSVVQCPKGGWMLIESKFESVYDIPLGNIVVDVVAVDGGETTPITLDAVGKGKFKGTPGKFYRVHVHREVTPQQVEELFKSYDGLTGELDGWLRSEWQGFKPQWSQSVATAAGNGMLAGSWAAIEGGWDSIGMLSDILKDPGAFAEQLGSGATDLINLAATAPEVMEQLQLLVSDEAALCLLLRTASLWLEMLPPSEIAGKTAQAASMMIVQLLIDVLISVVLTFASGGAGIAYLTLRLADRAVQLLSAMTRLVKVLFGIVNGFIKYVDQYKTVAARGIAAGVKKGRVQLRWNARRNASLKRDEHHDDASDQAKNPNGDSADCVPSTCTNGCPVSMVTGEELLTLTDGTLDGVLPFEFTRLYRTSAAEIDVGLGFGWSHSLAHRLEFDGDFVVWVDHENRRTQFPAPSVERPAIHNSLSRAAIFLGDEPQELILALAGDAARFYHFRTGRLTAISDAYDNRLRILRDRQDRIERLDNGAGRSLLLRYDRQHLVAVDYQSFQQAEWTTEQTLVSYRYDAYQHLIEACNAVGDSERYDYDDQHVILQRQLTGGASFFWEWERAGKSARCVRHWASFSQMNTRYVWSDDGSVAVHYVDGTEETYVHDDRARLVRKVEADGGEHLKAYDDQGRLIAEQDPLGAITEYRYDDVGRLIALLPPDDEPTSYEYRNGFLHSRSRGEAVWTYRRNAQGDVTEAVDPDGHVSHYHYDARGQLLSIRYPDTSRHVLAWNDLGQLVEETLPDAGVRRFSYDALGRRSATQDEHGAITRQHWDAVGRLVHTTFAGGATRAYSYGSYGQVTAERDELGRITRYEYDDDLHLVSRKINPDGTRVQYRYDHAQLLLTEIENESGEKYRLDYTSTGLIRQETGFDGRRTAYAYDLNGHLLEKTEFSDDGSTLVTGYERDATGRLLIKTLPDGIKVEYRYDRLGRLVGVDDGQKHPLAFEYDLQDRLITEHQGWGTLRYTYDACGQLKRQRLPDNSKLDYHYAKGGALTAIHLNGAPLTQHVYRAGREQHRQQGLLLSEYAYDDQGRLLAHAVGHEHASLYRHDYAYSANGNLQHIADTRHGQRTYGYDALDRLIRVRHSRDELPESFAHDPAGNLLMQDRPGPTQIKGNRLLMQGDRHYDYDAFGNLIRERRGTGQKLVTEYRYDSQHRLIGLTRPDGKTATYQYDAFGRRIRKTVDGTTTEFFWQGDHLVAESSKTQYRSYVYEPGTFRPLALLDGKGPKKACPFYYQLDHLGTPQELTDYSGEIVWSAQYDAYGKVAAITLAGEDYLDQPLRFQGQYFDGESGLHYNRHRYYDPRLGRYLTPDPIKLAGGLNQYQYVPNPTGWVDPLGLSSNCPPPNKPGCTVPGNVSGAKVDEGEPALPAPQLSARETAKREIVRLNDSQGMHMVGKHGPELPDEKFKQRAIDGTDPITGQQRRGRNAGIGNPSSRFYSWEIMLEAYVLATTRVERGLPRYTGQDSQGANVVKMRLSEAGEGYKPNRGDKENPRLITNMGGFEMKFDPITDVPFTLYPTE; the protein is encoded by the coding sequence ATGGAAGCCGTCACCCGTATCGAGCACGAACTCGACAGCTTCCCCGACACCCTCACTCTCTATCGCGAGCAGCTCAAACACTGGGTCAGCCGTGCTGCCGACAAAGTCAGCCATGCCGCGGATCTGCCGTCGCTGATGGGCATGGAGCGGATCATCCGCTTCGGCGAAAGCAGTACCGCCGTCAGCAGCAGCGACGATCAGTTTTTCTCCAGCGTCGTCCAGTGTCCGAAGGGCGGATGGATGCTGATCGAGAGCAAGTTCGAGTCGGTGTATGACATCCCGCTCGGCAACATCGTGGTTGACGTGGTGGCAGTGGATGGCGGCGAAACGACGCCCATCACCCTTGATGCCGTTGGCAAAGGCAAATTCAAGGGAACGCCGGGCAAGTTCTATCGTGTGCATGTACATCGCGAGGTTACCCCGCAGCAGGTCGAGGAACTGTTCAAGTCCTATGACGGTTTGACTGGCGAGCTGGATGGCTGGCTGCGCAGCGAGTGGCAGGGGTTCAAACCGCAGTGGTCGCAGTCAGTGGCGACGGCAGCGGGCAACGGCATGCTTGCCGGGAGTTGGGCGGCGATTGAGGGGGGGTGGGACAGCATCGGGATGCTGTCGGACATTCTCAAAGATCCTGGGGCGTTTGCCGAGCAATTGGGCAGTGGTGCAACTGATCTGATCAATCTGGCAGCCACCGCGCCTGAGGTGATGGAGCAGCTTCAACTGCTGGTCAGTGACGAGGCGGCCCTGTGTTTGCTGCTACGCACGGCGAGTCTCTGGCTGGAGATGTTGCCGCCCAGTGAGATCGCCGGCAAAACCGCTCAAGCGGCGTCGATGATGATCGTGCAATTGCTGATCGATGTGCTGATCAGCGTTGTGCTGACTTTCGCCAGTGGTGGCGCAGGGATCGCTTATTTGACGCTGCGTCTGGCTGATCGCGCGGTTCAGTTGCTGTCAGCGATGACGCGGTTGGTGAAGGTGCTGTTTGGCATCGTCAACGGCTTCATCAAGTACGTTGATCAATACAAAACCGTTGCCGCGCGCGGCATAGCGGCCGGCGTGAAAAAAGGCCGGGTGCAACTGCGCTGGAATGCCCGGCGCAATGCCTCGTTGAAGAGAGACGAACACCACGACGACGCCTCGGATCAGGCGAAAAACCCCAACGGCGACAGCGCCGATTGCGTGCCCTCGACCTGCACCAATGGCTGCCCGGTGTCGATGGTCACGGGTGAAGAACTGTTGACCCTGACGGATGGCACGCTCGATGGCGTGTTGCCGTTCGAGTTCACCCGGTTGTATCGCACCAGCGCCGCCGAGATCGATGTCGGGCTGGGGTTTGGCTGGAGCCATTCGCTGGCGCATCGGCTGGAGTTTGATGGCGATTTTGTTGTTTGGGTGGATCACGAAAATCGTCGCACTCAGTTTCCAGCGCCGAGTGTCGAGCGGCCGGCGATTCACAACAGTCTGTCGCGGGCGGCGATTTTTCTCGGGGATGAACCGCAGGAGTTGATTCTTGCGCTGGCGGGGGATGCGGCGCGGTTTTATCACTTTCGCACCGGGCGGCTGACGGCGATCAGTGATGCGTATGACAATCGATTGCGCATTTTGCGGGATCGGCAGGATCGCATTGAGCGTTTGGACAATGGCGCTGGGCGATCTCTATTACTGCGCTACGACCGCCAGCATTTGGTGGCCGTCGATTATCAGTCGTTTCAGCAGGCTGAATGGACGACTGAGCAAACCCTCGTCAGTTACCGCTACGACGCTTATCAGCACCTGATCGAAGCGTGTAATGCCGTCGGCGACAGCGAGCGCTACGACTACGACGATCAACACGTCATCCTCCAGCGCCAGTTGACCGGCGGCGCGAGTTTCTTCTGGGAGTGGGAACGGGCCGGGAAGTCGGCGCGTTGCGTGCGCCATTGGGCGTCGTTCTCGCAGATGAACACGCGTTATGTCTGGAGCGACGACGGCAGTGTTGCGGTGCATTACGTCGACGGCACCGAAGAAACCTACGTCCACGACGACCGGGCACGACTGGTGCGCAAGGTCGAGGCTGACGGTGGCGAGCACCTCAAGGCTTACGACGATCAGGGCCGATTGATCGCCGAGCAGGACCCTTTAGGCGCCATCACCGAATACCGCTACGACGATGTCGGACGGCTGATCGCGCTGCTTCCGCCGGATGACGAGCCAACGTCCTACGAGTACCGCAACGGTTTCCTGCACAGCCGCTCGCGTGGCGAAGCAGTGTGGACGTATCGGCGCAATGCCCAGGGCGATGTCACCGAAGCGGTTGATCCTGACGGTCATGTCAGCCATTACCACTACGACGCCCGTGGGCAATTGCTGTCGATCCGTTACCCGGACACCAGCCGCCATGTGTTGGCCTGGAATGATCTCGGCCAGTTAGTTGAAGAAACCCTGCCCGACGCTGGCGTGCGGCGTTTTTCCTACGATGCGCTCGGGCGACGGAGCGCAACGCAGGACGAACATGGCGCGATCACGCGTCAGCATTGGGACGCCGTGGGCCGACTGGTGCATACCACGTTTGCGGGCGGGGCCACCCGCGCCTACAGCTACGGCTCATATGGTCAAGTCACGGCTGAACGCGACGAACTCGGGCGCATCACCCGCTACGAGTATGACGACGACCTGCATCTGGTTTCGCGCAAGATCAACCCAGACGGCACGCGGGTGCAGTACCGCTACGACCATGCGCAACTGCTGCTCACCGAGATCGAAAACGAGTCCGGCGAAAAGTACCGTCTGGACTACACGTCCACCGGACTGATCCGACAGGAAACCGGCTTCGACGGTCGGCGCACGGCCTACGCCTATGACCTCAATGGTCACCTGCTGGAAAAGACCGAGTTCAGCGATGACGGCTCGACGTTGGTCACCGGATACGAGCGCGATGCCACCGGACGCTTGCTGATCAAAACCCTGCCGGACGGGATCAAGGTCGAATACCGCTACGACCGCCTCGGTCGTTTGGTCGGTGTCGACGACGGCCAGAAACATCCGCTGGCCTTCGAATACGACCTGCAGGACCGGCTGATCACCGAGCATCAAGGCTGGGGCACCCTGCGTTACACCTACGACGCCTGCGGCCAGCTCAAGCGCCAGCGTCTGCCGGACAACAGCAAGCTCGATTACCACTACGCCAAGGGCGGTGCGCTGACTGCGATCCACCTCAACGGCGCGCCACTGACGCAGCATGTCTACCGCGCCGGTCGCGAACAGCATCGCCAGCAAGGCCTGCTGCTCAGCGAATATGCCTACGACGATCAGGGCCGTTTGCTCGCCCACGCCGTAGGCCATGAGCACGCTTCGTTGTATCGGCACGATTATGCCTACAGCGCCAACGGCAATCTGCAACACATCGCCGACACCCGCCACGGCCAGCGCACCTACGGCTACGACGCCCTCGACCGGCTGATCCGCGTCCGTCATTCGCGCGACGAACTGCCGGAGTCCTTCGCCCACGACCCGGCCGGCAACCTGCTGATGCAGGACCGCCCCGGCCCGACGCAGATAAAAGGCAACCGCCTGCTGATGCAGGGTGACCGCCATTACGACTACGACGCCTTCGGCAATCTGATTCGCGAGCGCCGTGGCACCGGGCAGAAACTCGTCACCGAATACCGCTACGACAGCCAGCACCGCCTCATAGGCCTGACCCGTCCCGACGGCAAAACCGCGACGTACCAATACGACGCCTTTGGCCGACGCATCCGCAAAACCGTCGACGGCACCACCACCGAGTTTTTCTGGCAAGGCGACCACCTCGTCGCCGAAAGCAGCAAAACCCAGTACCGCAGCTACGTCTACGAACCCGGCACCTTTCGCCCGCTCGCACTGCTCGATGGCAAGGGCCCGAAAAAAGCCTGCCCGTTCTACTACCAGCTCGACCACCTCGGCACCCCGCAGGAACTCACCGACTACAGCGGCGAAATCGTCTGGTCAGCGCAATACGACGCCTACGGCAAAGTCGCCGCCATTACCCTCGCCGGCGAGGACTACCTGGACCAGCCGCTGCGCTTTCAGGGGCAGTACTTCGATGGGGAAAGTGGGCTGCATTACAACCGGCACCGGTATTACGACCCAAGGCTGGGACGGTATTTGACGCCGGACCCGATCAAATTGGCGGGCGGGTTGAATCAGTACCAGTACGTGCCGAATCCGACGGGGTGGGTGGATCCGTTGGGGTTGAGTTCCAATTGTCCGCCGCCGAATAAGCCGGGTTGTACGGTGCCGGGTAATGTGAGTGGCGCTAAGGTTGATGAAGGTGAGCCAGCGCTGCCGGCGCCACAATTAAGCGCGAGGGAGACTGCTAAGAGAGAGATCGTTAGGCTAAACGACAGTCAGGGAATGCATATGGTTGGTAAGCATGGCCCTGAGCTACCCGATGAAAAATTTAAACAAAGGGCTATCGATGGAACGGACCCGATTACGGGTCAACAAAGAAGAGGTCGAAATGCTGGTATAGGTAATCCGAGCTCAAGATTTTACAGTTGGGAAATAATGCTTGAAGCCTATGTCCTCGCAACAACTAGGGTTGAGCGCGGGCTTCCCCGTTACACCGGACAGGATAGTCAGGGTGCCAACGTTGTAAAGATGAGACTTTCTGAAGCTGGGGAAGGTTACAAACCAAATAGAGGAGATAAAGAAAATCCTAGATTAATTACCAATATGGGAGGGTTTGAAATGAAGTTTGATCCCATTACAGATGTACCATTTACTCTTTATCCTACTGAGTGA
- a CDS encoding helix-turn-helix domain-containing protein encodes MDIQIIARDGEPEYAVLPWAQYQSLLKAAGINETPPQQAPAPLAATADPVLPGLDQLRSLREGKGIAIEALARTVGISPSYLAMIESGERLPDAAIRRSLAWELTVPGWRDES; translated from the coding sequence ATGGATATTCAGATAATTGCACGCGATGGCGAACCCGAATATGCGGTTCTGCCATGGGCTCAGTATCAGTCTCTACTGAAAGCAGCAGGCATCAACGAAACACCGCCGCAGCAGGCACCAGCGCCACTCGCGGCAACAGCAGACCCGGTTCTTCCAGGTCTGGATCAATTACGCAGTTTGCGCGAAGGGAAGGGCATCGCCATCGAGGCGCTGGCCCGCACGGTAGGCATCAGCCCGTCTTATCTGGCCATGATTGAAAGTGGTGAGCGTCTGCCCGACGCCGCGATTCGCCGCAGCCTGGCCTGGGAACTGACGGTGCCAGGGTGGAGGGACGAATCGTGA